One window of the Falco biarmicus isolate bFalBia1 chromosome Z, bFalBia1.pri, whole genome shotgun sequence genome contains the following:
- the SMIM15 gene encoding small integral membrane protein 15, which produces MFDIKAWAEYIVEWAAKDPYGFLTTVILGLTPLFIISAALSWKLAKMIEAREREQKKKQKRQENIAKAKRTKKD; this is translated from the coding sequence atgtttgataTTAAGGCTTGGGCTGAATACATTGTGGAGTGGGCTGCAAAGGACCCATACGGCTTTCTTACTACAGTGATCTTGGGACTTACACCATTGTTCATAATTAGTGCAGCACTTTCGTGGAAGCTTGCAAAAATGATTGAGGCAAGGGAGCGagagcaaaagaagaaacagaaacgCCAAGAGAATATTGCAAAAGCGAAGCGAACAAAGAAGGATTAA